One Nonomuraea angiospora DNA segment encodes these proteins:
- a CDS encoding TetR/AcrR family transcriptional regulator, with product MAPLDPDRDRAILDATMELLSEVGYDRMSVDQIAKRARASKATIYRRWAGKPELVVDVICRRFDMDAPAGEDTGSLRGDLVSIFRGLCQTVERKHTLVIGLSSTLVSNQELARTLRAHMPTKDLDDVQALLERAVERGELSGPVDAGRLFTIAEALVWHRMIFAGPPFGPEFVAESVDGVLMPLVTAWSKG from the coding sequence GTGGCTCCACTAGACCCTGATCGTGACAGGGCCATTCTCGACGCCACGATGGAGCTGTTGTCGGAGGTCGGCTACGACCGGATGTCGGTCGACCAGATCGCCAAACGGGCCAGGGCCAGCAAGGCCACCATCTACCGGCGCTGGGCGGGCAAGCCCGAGCTGGTGGTCGACGTCATCTGCCGGCGCTTCGACATGGACGCGCCCGCGGGGGAGGACACCGGGTCGCTCCGCGGCGACCTGGTCTCGATCTTCCGCGGGCTGTGCCAGACGGTGGAGCGCAAGCACACGCTCGTCATCGGCCTGTCCTCGACGCTGGTGTCCAACCAGGAGCTGGCGCGCACGCTGCGCGCGCACATGCCCACGAAGGACCTCGACGACGTGCAGGCCCTGCTGGAGCGGGCCGTCGAGCGCGGGGAGCTGTCGGGGCCCGTCGACGCCGGGCGGCTCTTCACGATCGCCGAGGCGCTGGTCTGGCATCGGATGATCTTCGCGGGGCCGCCGTTCGGGCCGGAGTTCGTGGCCGAGTCGGTCGACGGGGTGCTGATGCCGCTGGTGACCGCCTGGTCAAAGGGCTGA
- a CDS encoding glucose-6-phosphate dehydrogenase assembly protein OpcA, translated as MTTFMLSDTTAGKISAQFTHLRHQMGAPAIGMVLTLVVVCEERHQYDALRAATDAAREHPSRIIVVINREAEEPIRLDAELRIGESTPGEVVVLRLYGELTQHADSVVSPLLLPDTPVVVWWPGAAPDVPAKDAVGALAQRRITDARGFDDGGVKSLVTRAKGYSRGDTDLSWARLTPWRSLLAAAFDQPVGKVRKGVVEASPGNPSAPLLAAWLSDRLGAPVKVVDSPGPGLTAVRLQLNDGELTVVRTDARLATLSRPGQPDRNVALARRQTAELMAEELRRLDPDEIYEAAVKRFARTYKG; from the coding sequence TTGACTACTTTCATGCTGTCGGACACGACGGCGGGGAAGATCTCGGCGCAGTTCACGCATCTGCGCCACCAGATGGGCGCGCCCGCCATCGGCATGGTGCTGACGCTCGTGGTGGTCTGCGAGGAGCGCCACCAGTACGACGCGCTGCGCGCGGCCACCGACGCGGCCCGCGAGCACCCGTCGCGCATCATCGTCGTGATCAACCGTGAGGCCGAGGAGCCGATCAGGCTCGACGCGGAGCTGCGCATCGGCGAGTCCACGCCGGGCGAGGTCGTGGTCCTGCGCCTGTACGGCGAGCTGACCCAGCACGCCGACTCCGTGGTCAGCCCGCTCCTGCTGCCCGACACGCCCGTCGTGGTGTGGTGGCCGGGCGCGGCGCCCGACGTCCCCGCCAAGGACGCGGTCGGCGCCCTCGCGCAGCGCCGGATCACCGACGCCAGAGGGTTCGACGACGGCGGCGTCAAGTCGCTGGTGACCCGGGCCAAGGGCTACTCCCGCGGCGACACCGACCTGTCCTGGGCCCGGCTGACGCCGTGGCGCAGCCTGCTGGCCGCCGCGTTCGACCAGCCGGTGGGCAAGGTCCGCAAGGGCGTGGTGGAGGCCTCTCCGGGCAACCCGAGCGCGCCGCTGCTGGCCGCCTGGCTGTCGGACCGGCTCGGCGCCCCGGTCAAGGTCGTCGACTCCCCCGGCCCCGGGCTGACGGCCGTGCGCCTGCAGCTCAACGACGGCGAGCTGACCGTGGTGCGGACCGACGCCCGCCTGGCCACGCTGTCGCGGCCGGGCCAGCCCGACCGCAACGTGGCCCTGGCCCGGCGCCAGACCGCCGAGCTGATGGCGGAGGAGCTGCGCAGGCTCGACCCCGACGAGATCTACGAGGCCGCGGTCAAGCGGTTCGCACGCACGTACAAGGGATGA
- the add gene encoding adenosine deaminase, translating to MTIDAFIDALPKVELHVHLIGSASVPTVLELARRHPGGPVPTSEEELRRFYTFRDFPHFAQVYRAVNALVREPEDVATLVLGLARDLAPQGARYVELQVTPYAHHVVGMPMREVTQALDLAAERSLADHGVEMAYIFDIPGEYGEEAAKVTVEHALQEPPAALVGFGIGGIEQERTKYRDAYRSAFSAARAAGLHSVPHGGEMSGPETIWEVIEGYGAERIGHGINCLADPRLVAHLRETQLPLDVCPTSNVCTGQVADLAAHPLPRMLEEGLYVTLNSDDPPMFATTLADEYRAAARAFGFGKPELAQLARNGVRASYLAEERKQALIDEIDELAR from the coding sequence ATGACCATCGACGCCTTCATCGACGCGCTGCCCAAGGTCGAGCTCCACGTCCACCTGATCGGCTCGGCCTCGGTCCCCACCGTGCTGGAGCTCGCCCGCCGCCACCCCGGCGGCCCGGTCCCCACCAGCGAGGAGGAGCTGCGCCGCTTCTACACCTTCCGCGACTTCCCGCACTTCGCCCAGGTGTACCGGGCCGTCAACGCGCTCGTCAGGGAGCCGGAGGACGTGGCGACCCTCGTGCTCGGCCTGGCCCGCGACCTGGCCCCGCAGGGCGCCCGCTACGTGGAGCTCCAGGTGACCCCGTACGCCCACCACGTCGTCGGCATGCCCATGCGCGAGGTGACGCAGGCCCTCGACCTGGCCGCGGAGCGTTCGCTGGCCGATCACGGGGTGGAGATGGCGTACATCTTCGACATCCCCGGCGAGTACGGCGAGGAGGCCGCCAAGGTGACCGTGGAGCACGCGCTCCAGGAACCTCCCGCCGCGCTGGTAGGTTTCGGGATCGGCGGCATCGAGCAGGAGCGCACGAAATATCGGGACGCGTACCGATCGGCGTTCTCGGCCGCCCGCGCCGCCGGCCTCCACAGCGTCCCGCACGGCGGCGAGATGAGCGGCCCCGAGACGATCTGGGAGGTCATCGAGGGCTACGGCGCCGAACGCATCGGCCACGGCATCAACTGCCTCGCCGACCCGCGCCTGGTCGCCCACCTGCGCGAGACCCAGCTCCCGCTGGACGTCTGCCCCACCTCGAACGTCTGCACCGGCCAGGTCGCCGACCTCGCCGCGCACCCGCTGCCGAGGATGCTGGAGGAGGGCCTGTACGTGACGCTGAACAGCGACGACCCGCCCATGTTCGCCACGACGCTGGCCGACGAGTACCGGGCCGCCGCCCGGGCCTTCGGCTTCGGCAAGCCGGAGCTGGCCCAGTTGGCCAGGAACGGCGTGCGGGCGTCGTACCTGGCCGAGGAGCGCAAGCAGGCGCTGATCGACGAGATCGACGAACTGGCCCGGTAG
- a CDS encoding glucose-6-phosphate isomerase: protein MEVSYREEGVASAASSVAGRLVADGVPARLAAGDPTLWGEDAEREAAVRLGWLTLPRYSRELLPVLGGLAERARAAGLTNVVLAGMGGSSLAAEVICATADVPLTVLDTTDPGQVRRALAEQLDATVVVVAGKSGATVETDSLLRIYERLFTDAGLPPADRVVVVTDPGSPLEKRAVEAGYDLVLAQPDVGGRFSALSAFGLVPGALAGADVARLLDEAGEVLPLLSRDTGNPGLDLGAALGGAALAGRDKLLLEDQLSAITGLPDWIEQLVAESTGKQGRGILPVVGADPNESGDELVVAIETDVGDVRVDGPLGAQFLVWEYATALAGLLLEINPFDQPNVTESKENTAALLALPDLPAGAPAFVDGPVEVYGAVTARDLPGLFAELLNAIPADGYLSIMAFLDRMAAFDAPVPDGADFEQMTDAWMMADPATLRALLALRTNRPVTFGWGPRLLHSTGQYHKGGPQNGVFLQITGAVAEDVPVPGRPYTLGRLQLAQALGDLGALETRGRPAVRLHLTDRAAGVARLLAAAQEA, encoded by the coding sequence ATGGAGGTTTCCTACCGCGAGGAGGGGGTGGCCTCGGCCGCTTCCTCCGTCGCGGGGCGCCTCGTCGCCGACGGCGTGCCCGCGCGGCTCGCCGCCGGCGACCCCACGCTGTGGGGTGAGGACGCCGAGCGGGAGGCGGCGGTCAGGCTCGGCTGGCTGACCCTGCCCCGCTACTCTCGCGAGCTGCTGCCCGTGCTGGGCGGGCTCGCCGAGCGGGCCCGCGCCGCGGGCCTGACCAACGTGGTGCTGGCCGGGATGGGCGGCTCGTCGCTGGCGGCGGAGGTCATCTGCGCCACCGCCGACGTGCCGCTCACCGTGCTGGACACGACCGACCCGGGGCAGGTGCGGCGCGCGCTGGCCGAGCAGCTCGACGCCACGGTGGTGGTCGTGGCCGGCAAGAGCGGCGCGACCGTGGAGACCGACTCCCTGCTGCGGATCTACGAGCGGCTGTTCACGGACGCGGGGCTGCCCCCCGCCGACCGCGTCGTGGTCGTCACCGACCCCGGCTCGCCGCTGGAGAAGCGGGCCGTGGAGGCCGGCTACGACCTGGTGCTCGCCCAGCCGGACGTCGGCGGCCGCTTCTCGGCGCTGTCGGCGTTCGGGCTGGTGCCCGGCGCGCTGGCGGGCGCCGACGTGGCCCGGCTGCTGGACGAGGCCGGGGAGGTGCTGCCGCTGCTGTCGCGCGACACCGGCAACCCCGGGCTCGACCTGGGCGCCGCGCTCGGCGGCGCGGCGCTGGCCGGCCGCGACAAGCTGCTGCTGGAGGACCAGCTCTCGGCCATCACCGGGCTGCCCGACTGGATCGAGCAGCTCGTGGCCGAGTCCACCGGCAAGCAGGGCAGGGGGATCCTGCCCGTCGTGGGCGCCGACCCCAACGAGAGCGGCGACGAGCTGGTCGTCGCCATCGAGACCGACGTCGGGGACGTGCGCGTGGACGGGCCGCTGGGCGCGCAGTTCCTGGTCTGGGAGTACGCCACCGCCCTCGCGGGGCTGCTCCTGGAGATCAACCCGTTCGACCAGCCGAACGTGACCGAGTCCAAGGAGAACACCGCGGCGCTGCTGGCCCTGCCCGACCTGCCGGCCGGCGCGCCGGCGTTCGTGGACGGGCCCGTCGAGGTGTACGGCGCGGTCACGGCCCGGGACCTGCCCGGGCTGTTCGCCGAGCTGCTGAACGCGATACCGGCGGACGGCTACCTGTCGATCATGGCCTTTCTGGACCGGATGGCGGCCTTCGACGCCCCGGTGCCCGACGGGGCCGACTTCGAGCAGATGACCGACGCCTGGATGATGGCCGATCCGGCGACGCTGCGGGCGCTGCTCGCGCTGCGCACCAACCGGCCGGTGACGTTCGGGTGGGGGCCGCGCCTGCTCCACTCGACGGGGCAGTACCACAAGGGCGGGCCGCAGAACGGGGTGTTCCTGCAGATCACCGGGGCGGTGGCCGAGGACGTTCCGGTCCCCGGCCGGCCGTACACGCTGGGGCGGCTCCAGCTCGCCCAGGCGCTCGGCGACCTGGGGGCCCTCGAGACCCGCGGGCGGCCCGCCGTACGACTGCATTTGACCGATCGCGCGGCGGGTGTCGCGCGCTTGCTCGCAGCAGCACAGGAGGCTTGA
- a CDS encoding class I SAM-dependent methyltransferase, whose amino-acid sequence MTNAEAYDRGFAQLSSHTVGPLLDRARAPRLLDVGCGTGVVTSAALALGAEVTAVDADPGMLELTARRHPYATIRQAVLPDLPFDDGEFDAIAGNFVINHVPDTARTLKELHRVLRPGGTIALTWWKADEMTATNVFADAIAAAGVPYEPPARPFTGNDTPRRFTELLEAAGFEAAAVDAVRWRHRVDLATWWDDVVQAGGPRFAMIARQPPETVERIRACYTRLAAPYEREGFPVCAYLAHATRSAL is encoded by the coding sequence GTGACCAACGCCGAAGCGTACGATCGCGGCTTCGCCCAGCTGAGCTCCCACACCGTCGGCCCCCTGCTCGACCGGGCGCGCGCGCCGCGCCTGCTCGACGTCGGCTGCGGCACCGGTGTGGTCACCTCGGCGGCGCTCGCGTTAGGCGCCGAGGTCACGGCCGTGGACGCCGATCCCGGCATGCTCGAGCTGACCGCGCGCCGCCATCCGTACGCGACGATCCGCCAGGCCGTCCTCCCCGACCTCCCCTTCGACGACGGGGAATTTGACGCCATAGCCGGAAATTTCGTCATCAATCATGTGCCCGACACGGCCAGGACGCTCAAGGAGCTCCACCGCGTGCTGCGCCCCGGCGGCACCATCGCCCTGACCTGGTGGAAAGCCGACGAGATGACCGCCACCAACGTCTTCGCCGACGCCATCGCCGCCGCCGGGGTCCCCTACGAGCCGCCGGCCCGGCCGTTCACCGGCAACGACACGCCGCGACGCTTCACCGAGCTGCTGGAGGCGGCGGGGTTCGAGGCGGCGGCCGTCGATGCGGTGCGCTGGCGCCACCGGGTCGACCTGGCCACCTGGTGGGACGACGTCGTGCAGGCGGGCGGCCCGCGCTTCGCGATGATCGCCAGGCAGCCGCCGGAGACCGTCGAGCGGATCAGGGCCTGCTACACCCGGCTGGCCGCCCCGTACGAGCGGGAGGGTTTCCCGGTGTGCGCCTACCTGGCGCACGCCACCCGGTCAGCCCTTTGA
- the tal gene encoding transaldolase, with protein sequence MSEILKNLSGQGVAIWLDDISRERLRTGNLEQLIREKNVVGVTSNPTIFANALSKGDAYASQLHDLAVRGVEVGEAVRAITTYDIRWAADVLRPVFDATGGVDGRVSLEVDPRLARETEKTVAEARALWWMVDRPNLFIKIPATVEGLPAITQALSEGISVNVTLIFSLERYRAVMDAWLAGLEAAQAKGLNLASIESVASFFVSRVDTEIDKRLDKVGKPELKGKAGIANARLAYAAYEDVMNSERWQRLRSAGARPQRPLWASTGVKNPDYSDTMYVDQLVAPGTVNTMPEKTLDATADHANVTGDTVRPFYEQAWNTMAALKEAGIDYDDVVKVLEDEGVEKFEASWNELLESVTKNLVP encoded by the coding sequence ATGAGCGAGATCCTCAAGAACCTGTCCGGCCAGGGCGTTGCCATCTGGCTCGACGACATCAGCCGTGAGCGACTGCGCACCGGCAACCTCGAGCAGCTGATCCGCGAGAAGAACGTCGTCGGGGTGACCTCCAACCCGACGATCTTCGCCAACGCGCTCAGCAAGGGTGACGCCTACGCCTCCCAGCTCCACGACCTCGCCGTACGCGGCGTGGAAGTGGGCGAGGCCGTGCGCGCCATCACCACCTACGACATCCGCTGGGCCGCCGACGTGCTGCGCCCCGTCTTCGACGCCACGGGCGGCGTGGACGGCCGCGTGTCGCTGGAGGTGGACCCGCGCCTGGCCCGCGAGACCGAGAAGACGGTCGCCGAGGCCCGCGCGCTGTGGTGGATGGTCGACAGGCCCAACCTGTTCATCAAGATCCCGGCCACGGTCGAGGGCCTGCCCGCGATCACGCAGGCGCTCTCGGAGGGCATCAGCGTCAACGTCACGCTGATCTTCTCCCTCGAGCGCTACCGCGCGGTCATGGACGCCTGGCTCGCCGGCCTCGAGGCGGCGCAGGCCAAGGGCCTCAACCTCGCCTCGATCGAGTCGGTGGCCTCGTTCTTCGTCAGCCGCGTCGACACCGAGATCGACAAGCGGCTCGACAAGGTGGGCAAGCCGGAGCTGAAGGGCAAGGCGGGCATCGCCAACGCGCGCCTGGCCTACGCGGCGTACGAGGACGTGATGAACTCCGAGCGCTGGCAGCGCCTGCGCTCGGCGGGCGCCCGTCCGCAGCGGCCGCTGTGGGCCTCCACCGGCGTCAAGAACCCCGACTACTCCGACACCATGTACGTCGACCAGCTCGTCGCCCCCGGCACCGTCAACACGATGCCGGAGAAGACGCTTGACGCCACGGCCGACCACGCCAACGTCACCGGCGACACGGTCCGCCCCTTCTACGAGCAGGCCTGGAACACCATGGCCGCGCTCAAGGAGGCCGGCATCGACTACGACGACGTGGTGAAGGTGCTGGAGGACGAGGGCGTCGAGAAGTTCGAGGCGTCCTGGAACGAGCTGCTCGAGAGCGTCACCAAGAACCTGGTTCCGTGA
- the zwf gene encoding glucose-6-phosphate dehydrogenase, with amino-acid sequence MTDPAAPVEEAVAAAVAGTATTEEVAAANPLRDPRDKRLPRVAGPCVMVLFGVTGDLAKRKLLPAIYDLGNRGLLPPGFSLVGFARRDWKDQDFAQLTHDAVKAHARTPFREEVWKQIREGIHFVPGEFSDDGAFDALAMALAEIDETRGTGGNYAFYLSVPPKFFPVVVEQLKRTGLADAPDGSWRRVVIEKPFGHDLKSAHELNEITTSAFPESSIFRIDHYLGKETVQNIMALRFANNLYEPIWNRGFVDHVQITMAEDIGIGGRAGYYDGIGAARDVIQNHLLQLLALVAMEDPTSFDASALRREKEKVLKAVRLPANLALNTARGQYSAGWQGGEKVVGYLQEEGISAESTTETYAAVKLEIANRRWAGVPFYLRTGKRLGRRVTEVAVVFQRAPHLPFSKDDTEILGQNALVVRVQPDEGITVRFGSKVPGTAMEVRDVSMDFAYGESFLESSPEAYERLLLDVMIGDPPLFPHQREVELSWKILDPIEEFWATQGQPEPYEAGSWGPPSADAMMARDGRVWRRL; translated from the coding sequence ATGACTGACCCGGCAGCACCCGTGGAGGAGGCCGTCGCGGCCGCCGTCGCGGGCACCGCCACCACCGAGGAGGTGGCCGCCGCCAACCCGCTGCGCGATCCGCGCGACAAGCGGCTGCCGCGGGTTGCGGGACCGTGCGTGATGGTGTTGTTCGGCGTGACGGGTGACCTGGCCAAGCGCAAGCTGTTGCCGGCGATTTACGACCTGGGCAACCGGGGGCTGCTGCCGCCCGGCTTCTCGCTGGTCGGCTTCGCCCGGCGCGATTGGAAAGACCAGGATTTCGCCCAGTTGACGCACGACGCCGTCAAGGCGCACGCCAGGACGCCCTTCCGTGAGGAGGTCTGGAAGCAGATCCGCGAGGGCATCCACTTCGTGCCCGGCGAGTTCTCCGACGACGGGGCGTTCGACGCGCTGGCCATGGCGCTGGCGGAGATCGACGAGACCCGGGGCACGGGCGGAAACTACGCGTTCTACCTGTCGGTGCCGCCGAAGTTCTTCCCCGTGGTGGTGGAGCAGCTCAAGCGGACCGGGCTGGCCGACGCGCCCGACGGGTCGTGGCGGCGCGTGGTCATCGAGAAGCCGTTCGGGCACGACCTCAAGTCGGCCCACGAGCTGAACGAGATCACCACCTCGGCCTTCCCGGAGAGCTCGATCTTCCGGATCGACCACTACCTGGGCAAGGAGACCGTCCAGAACATCATGGCGCTGCGGTTCGCCAACAACCTCTACGAGCCCATCTGGAACCGCGGCTTCGTCGACCACGTGCAGATCACCATGGCCGAGGACATCGGCATCGGCGGGCGCGCGGGCTACTACGACGGCATCGGCGCGGCCCGCGACGTGATCCAGAACCACCTGCTCCAGCTCCTCGCGCTGGTCGCCATGGAGGACCCGACCTCGTTCGACGCCTCGGCGCTGCGGCGGGAGAAGGAGAAGGTGCTCAAGGCCGTGCGGCTGCCGGCCAACCTGGCGCTGAACACGGCGCGGGGCCAGTACTCCGCCGGCTGGCAGGGCGGCGAGAAGGTGGTCGGCTACCTCCAGGAGGAGGGCATCTCGGCCGAGTCCACGACCGAGACGTACGCGGCCGTCAAGCTGGAGATCGCCAACCGCCGGTGGGCGGGCGTGCCGTTCTACCTGCGCACCGGCAAGCGGCTGGGCCGCCGGGTGACGGAGGTGGCCGTGGTCTTCCAGCGGGCGCCGCACCTGCCGTTCAGCAAGGACGACACCGAGATCCTGGGCCAGAACGCGCTGGTGGTGCGGGTCCAGCCGGACGAGGGCATCACCGTGCGGTTCGGTTCGAAGGTGCCGGGGACCGCCATGGAGGTCCGGGACGTGTCCATGGACTTCGCCTACGGCGAGTCGTTCCTGGAGTCGTCCCCGGAGGCGTACGAGCGGCTGCTGCTCGACGTGATGATCGGCGATCCGCCGCTCTTCCCGCACCAGCGGGAGGTCGAGCTGTCGTGGAAGATCCTCGACCCGATCGAGGAGTTCTGGGCCACGCAGGGCCAGCCGGAGCCTTACGAGGCCGGTTCGTGGGGGCCGCCGTCGGCCGACGCGATGATGGCCCGCGACGGGCGCGTGTGGAGGAGACTCTAA
- the pgl gene encoding 6-phosphogluconolactonase, protein MSVPSVVVHRDADVLANAVAARIITRLVDVQSAKGSASIVLTGGTVGIATLAAIAATPARDAVDWRRLDIWWGDERFLPSGDKERNETGAREALLDHVDVNPERVHVMLGPDSGLTAEESAESYAAELRRAARPEDHGPVPGFDVMLLGMGPDSHVASLFPGMPALYDTRPVVAVHGAPKPPPTRISLTLPAIQSSREVWVVAAGEEKSGAVRLALSDSGHVQVPASGARGRARTLFLLDRAAASKIPPELGRISSP, encoded by the coding sequence GTGAGCGTTCCCAGCGTGGTCGTCCACCGCGACGCCGACGTCCTTGCCAATGCCGTGGCGGCGCGGATCATCACCCGCCTGGTCGACGTGCAGTCGGCCAAGGGGTCGGCCTCGATCGTGCTCACGGGCGGCACGGTCGGCATCGCCACGCTGGCGGCGATCGCCGCGACCCCCGCCCGCGACGCCGTCGACTGGCGACGGCTGGACATCTGGTGGGGCGACGAGCGCTTCCTGCCCTCCGGCGACAAGGAACGCAACGAGACCGGGGCCCGGGAGGCCCTGCTCGACCACGTGGACGTCAACCCGGAGCGGGTCCACGTCATGCTCGGCCCCGACTCCGGCCTGACGGCCGAGGAGTCGGCCGAGTCCTACGCGGCCGAGCTGCGCAGGGCGGCCCGGCCGGAGGACCACGGTCCCGTGCCGGGCTTCGACGTGATGCTGCTCGGCATGGGCCCCGACTCGCACGTGGCGTCGCTGTTCCCGGGCATGCCCGCGCTGTACGACACGCGCCCGGTGGTGGCCGTCCACGGCGCGCCGAAACCCCCGCCGACCCGCATCTCGCTGACGCTGCCTGCCATCCAGTCCTCGCGCGAGGTCTGGGTGGTGGCGGCCGGTGAGGAGAAGTCGGGAGCCGTCCGGCTGGCGCTGTCGGACTCGGGGCACGTCCAGGTGCCCGCCTCGGGCGCCAGGGGGCGGGCGCGCACGCTGTTCCTGCTGGACCGGGCGGCGGCCAGCAAGATCCCGCCGGAGCTGGGGCGCATCTCGTCCCCCTGA
- the tkt gene encoding transketolase — protein MSTELVPALEWTDLDKQAVDVVRALAMDAVEKAGSGHPGTAMSLAPAAYLLFQRVMRHDPTDPKWAGRDRFVLSCGHSSLTLYIQLYLSGYGLTLDDLRRLRQWDSLTPGHPEYGHTAGVETTTGPLGQGLGNAVGMAMAARRERGLFDPDTEAGGSPFDHHIWCVVSDGDIEEGISHEASSLAGHQKLGNLIVLWDDNQISIEDDTLIAKSEDVVKRYEAYGWHTQSVDWTETGEYAEDVQALYDALQAAKAETDRPSFIRLRTIIGWPAPNKKNTGKIHGSALGEAEVAATKEVLGMDPAKTFDVPATVLEHARGVAQRGRSEHAEWEKGYAEWRLANPERAEEFDRISQRELPNGWARALPSFEAGASISTRKASGDVLSALAPVLPELWGGSADLAESNNTTMKGEPSFIPEEFQTKEFPGNRYGRTLHFGIREHAMGAILNGIALHGGTRPYGGTFLVFSDYMRPSVRLAALMKLPVTYVWTHDSIGLGEDGPTHQPIEHLWALRAIPGLDVVRPADANETAYAWKAVLKHTDRPAALALTRQNLPVVEGTSAEGVARGGYILREASDGQPKVILIATGSEVEIALAGRELLEGKGIPTRVVSMPCVEWFKGQDIAYRQTVLPSSIRARVAVEAGIALGWHEFVGECGEVVGLEHFGASAPYKTLYELFGLTAERVAAAAHASLAKLGQEKGETTGN, from the coding sequence TTGAGCACCGAACTCGTGCCAGCCCTCGAATGGACCGACCTGGACAAGCAGGCGGTCGACGTCGTTCGAGCCCTGGCGATGGACGCAGTGGAGAAGGCGGGCTCGGGTCACCCCGGCACCGCCATGAGCCTGGCTCCCGCCGCATACCTGTTGTTCCAGCGTGTGATGCGTCACGACCCGACCGATCCCAAGTGGGCCGGGCGCGACCGTTTCGTGCTGTCGTGCGGGCACTCGAGCCTGACGCTCTACATCCAGCTCTACCTGTCCGGCTACGGCCTCACGCTCGACGACCTGCGCCGGCTGCGCCAGTGGGACAGCCTGACGCCCGGTCACCCCGAGTACGGCCACACGGCGGGCGTCGAGACCACGACCGGCCCGCTCGGCCAGGGCCTGGGCAACGCGGTCGGCATGGCGATGGCGGCCCGCCGCGAGCGCGGCCTGTTCGACCCCGACACCGAGGCCGGCGGCTCGCCGTTCGACCACCACATCTGGTGCGTGGTCAGCGACGGCGACATCGAGGAGGGCATCAGCCACGAGGCCAGCTCCCTCGCCGGCCACCAGAAGCTGGGCAACCTCATCGTCCTGTGGGACGACAACCAGATCTCCATCGAGGACGACACGCTGATCGCCAAGTCCGAGGACGTGGTCAAGCGTTACGAGGCGTACGGCTGGCACACCCAGAGCGTCGACTGGACCGAGACCGGCGAGTACGCCGAGGACGTCCAGGCGCTCTACGACGCGCTGCAGGCGGCCAAGGCGGAGACCGACCGCCCGTCGTTCATCCGGCTGCGCACGATCATCGGCTGGCCCGCCCCCAACAAGAAGAACACCGGCAAGATCCACGGCTCGGCCCTGGGTGAGGCGGAGGTCGCCGCCACCAAGGAAGTCCTCGGCATGGACCCGGCCAAGACGTTCGACGTCCCGGCCACGGTGCTGGAGCACGCCCGCGGCGTCGCCCAGCGCGGCCGCTCCGAGCACGCAGAGTGGGAGAAGGGCTACGCCGAGTGGCGGCTGGCCAACCCCGAGCGCGCCGAGGAGTTCGACCGCATCTCCCAGCGCGAGCTGCCCAACGGCTGGGCCAGGGCGCTGCCGTCGTTCGAGGCGGGCGCGTCGATCTCGACCCGCAAGGCCTCCGGCGACGTGCTCAGCGCGCTCGCGCCGGTGCTGCCGGAGCTGTGGGGCGGCTCGGCCGACCTGGCGGAGTCCAACAACACCACGATGAAGGGCGAGCCGTCCTTCATCCCCGAGGAGTTCCAGACCAAGGAGTTCCCCGGCAACCGCTACGGCCGCACGCTGCACTTCGGCATCCGCGAGCACGCCATGGGCGCCATCCTCAACGGCATCGCCCTGCACGGCGGCACCCGCCCGTACGGCGGCACCTTCCTGGTCTTCTCCGACTACATGCGCCCGTCGGTGCGCCTGGCCGCGCTGATGAAGCTGCCGGTCACGTACGTGTGGACGCACGACTCCATCGGCCTCGGCGAGGACGGCCCCACCCACCAGCCGATCGAGCACCTGTGGGCGCTGCGCGCGATCCCCGGCCTCGACGTGGTGCGCCCGGCCGACGCCAACGAGACGGCCTACGCCTGGAAGGCCGTGCTCAAGCACACCGACCGGCCCGCCGCCCTGGCCCTGACCAGGCAGAACCTTCCGGTCGTCGAGGGCACCAGCGCCGAGGGCGTGGCCCGCGGCGGCTACATCCTGCGCGAGGCCTCCGACGGCCAGCCCAAGGTCATCCTCATCGCCACCGGCAGCGAGGTGGAGATCGCGCTGGCGGGCCGCGAGCTGCTGGAGGGCAAGGGCATCCCGACGCGGGTCGTGTCGATGCCGTGTGTCGAATGGTTCAAGGGGCAGGACATCGCATATAGGCAGACGGTTCTGCCTTCGTCGATCCGGGCTCGGGTCGCGGTCGAGGCCGGCATCGCGCTCGGCTGGCACGAGTTCGTCGGCGAGTGCGGCGAAGTGGTCGGGCTCGAACACTTCGGTGCCTCCGCCCCGTACAAGACTTTGTACGAGCTGTTCGGGCTCACGGCGGAGCGCGTGGCGGCGGCGGCACATGCGAGCCTGGCCAAGCTTGGTCAGGAAAAGGGCGAGACGACGGGAAACTGA